One window of Paenibacillus sp. FSL K6-3182 genomic DNA carries:
- a CDS encoding DUF5696 domain-containing protein: MTVRKINIKLVMKLLLFAVLLTGIGWFALVAVGLWGKPAAVAVVAANPFDTKGTVPYKAGLPVEANFEQIAESDQLLLLVDKASAHFQVINKATGKIWRSYPEPKYWEEETVPNTWKNNLTSPVIIEYVNAKNYKSSSVTAGLIENQGYLENLQVKENGFTVTFALPKVQLKIPIEVRLHKDYVEARILDEGIVEGALSLLNIKLYPLFGAQPSAGQEGYLLLPDGSGSLIHFEADRLMQQLTYNESVYGQDLSYYNENTGRQGITMPVFGLKSGDQAFVAIISEGESFANVYAAPSGAVGRSNWVTTEWQYRKKFFQSVSKSTGEGFYTYSGDKFITNARATRYYPLLPNKSDYAGMAEVYRNYLIQEQGVKPLETNKKDIPLFVDIVGADIEKGLFADSYLKATTTEEATELVRSIYDSGIQHLQIQFSGWQQDGYSTHGGYFPVDKRLGGNKGMKSFISFAHTLDIPVYLTANYTLNTNGDDRFWWRRDGLRNLAGTVLEERGNEDQDAAKFVSPRFYEKVVSADLNSYKSLGADGIYFEDGIGKQVNTDFNSRYSASRAEVVDVQRSILNKSKEVLGSLAANNVNFYALAQIDHVHRLTADYSYDVFISEAIPFAQIVLHGLRTYSLEWSNLRDEFDDELLRSIEYGAYPAYVLSGDKAADLKNSYSYWYYSLNYKDWIDHLRAEYAKTNEALAAVQEQFITGHRTLAPNVKETEYGSDYRIIVNYNQTDYSKDGIIVPAKDFVVIKGGTKP, translated from the coding sequence ATGACTGTACGCAAAATAAACATAAAGCTCGTTATGAAGCTGCTGCTCTTTGCTGTTTTGCTGACCGGTATAGGATGGTTTGCTCTTGTGGCGGTCGGGTTATGGGGTAAACCCGCTGCCGTGGCCGTAGTTGCTGCAAATCCATTTGATACGAAAGGCACCGTTCCCTATAAGGCGGGATTGCCAGTTGAAGCAAATTTCGAGCAAATCGCAGAATCAGACCAATTACTGTTGCTTGTAGATAAGGCATCAGCTCACTTCCAAGTCATCAATAAAGCAACAGGGAAGATATGGCGTTCTTATCCAGAGCCGAAGTATTGGGAGGAAGAAACGGTACCGAATACGTGGAAAAATAATTTAACTTCTCCCGTCATTATTGAATACGTAAATGCTAAAAACTACAAATCCTCCTCTGTAACTGCCGGATTAATCGAGAACCAAGGTTACTTGGAAAACCTTCAGGTTAAGGAAAATGGATTCACAGTGACCTTCGCGCTGCCGAAGGTGCAGTTGAAAATTCCGATTGAGGTGCGTCTGCACAAGGACTATGTAGAGGCGAGAATTTTGGATGAGGGAATCGTCGAAGGCGCTTTAAGCTTATTGAATATTAAGCTATACCCTTTGTTTGGGGCACAGCCGTCTGCTGGCCAGGAGGGTTACCTTTTGCTGCCGGACGGCTCCGGCTCGTTGATCCATTTTGAGGCAGATCGCTTGATGCAGCAGTTGACCTACAATGAGAGTGTTTATGGGCAGGATCTATCCTATTACAACGAAAATACAGGCAGACAGGGGATTACGATGCCTGTATTCGGCTTAAAGTCAGGGGATCAGGCGTTTGTTGCGATCATCTCCGAAGGGGAGTCGTTCGCGAATGTTTATGCAGCGCCGTCAGGTGCTGTGGGCCGCTCGAACTGGGTGACGACCGAATGGCAGTATCGGAAGAAGTTTTTCCAAAGTGTAAGCAAGAGCACGGGTGAAGGCTTCTATACATACAGCGGCGATAAGTTTATAACGAATGCTCGCGCAACGCGTTATTATCCATTGCTCCCTAATAAAAGTGATTATGCTGGCATGGCAGAGGTTTATCGCAATTATTTGATTCAAGAGCAGGGTGTAAAACCGCTGGAAACAAATAAAAAGGACATTCCACTGTTTGTGGATATCGTAGGCGCAGACATTGAGAAGGGGCTTTTTGCAGATTCATATTTAAAAGCGACCACGACAGAAGAGGCGACCGAGCTTGTTCGTTCGATATATGACAGCGGCATTCAGCATCTTCAAATTCAATTCTCAGGGTGGCAGCAGGACGGTTACAGCACGCATGGCGGCTACTTTCCTGTAGATAAGCGCTTAGGTGGAAACAAAGGGATGAAAAGCTTTATCTCCTTCGCTCATACCTTGGATATTCCTGTTTATTTGACGGCGAATTATACGCTCAATACGAATGGCGATGATCGGTTCTGGTGGAGACGCGACGGCTTGCGCAATTTGGCAGGAACGGTGCTGGAGGAAAGGGGAAATGAGGACCAGGACGCAGCGAAGTTTGTAAGCCCGAGGTTTTATGAGAAGGTGGTCTCGGCCGATTTGAACAGCTATAAGAGCTTGGGAGCAGACGGCATCTATTTCGAGGATGGCATCGGCAAGCAGGTCAATACGGATTTCAACAGCCGATACTCGGCGAGCAGGGCAGAGGTTGTCGATGTACAGCGCAGCATTTTGAACAAAAGCAAGGAAGTTCTCGGTTCGCTTGCGGCGAATAATGTGAATTTCTATGCGCTAGCCCAAATCGACCATGTCCATCGCCTAACCGCTGATTATTCGTATGATGTCTTCATCAGTGAAGCGATTCCTTTTGCCCAAATCGTTCTTCACGGCTTGCGCACGTATTCGCTGGAATGGTCTAATTTGCGCGATGAGTTCGATGATGAGCTGCTCCGCAGCATTGAATATGGGGCTTACCCTGCGTATGTGCTTAGCGGCGACAAGGCAGCTGATTTGAAAAATTCCTATTCCTACTGGTATTACAGCTTGAACTATAAGGATTGGATCGATCATTTACGAGCTGAATATGCCAAAACAAATGAGGCGCTTGCAGCTGTGCAGGAGCAGTTTATTACGGGACATCGTACGCTTGCTCCAAATGTGAAGGAAACAGAGTATGGCAGCGATTATCGTATCATCGTCAATTATAATCAGACCGATTACAGCAAGGATGGCATTATCGTTCCAGCAAAAGACTTTGTCGTCATAAAAGGAGGAACGAAGCCATGA
- a CDS encoding LLM class flavin-dependent oxidoreductase, producing the protein MSGSERKLNLNAFLAASGHHEASWRHADTQPERGVDIKHYLKLTQIAERGLLDSVFLADGYWAGSGSLEPFTMLSALAAATKHIGLIATVETTYNQPFHIARKFASLDHISKGRAGWNIVTGAGPAAEQFSREQHPEHHDRYESAEEFVEIVKQLWDSWEDDALPNDKISGILIDEAKVHTIDYAGKYFKVKGPLNIARPPQGYPVLVQAGSSETGKEFAAKLAEVIFTAQLTFEEAAAFYKDVKLRLAKYGRTTDQLKILPGLSPILADTEAEAQDLENELFELIDHEGAIKRLSGRLGVDLSNHSLDDLVNLDGAQTTDQVSGMKSRHQLILDLVEREQPTLRQLINRLAGARGHFTFTGTPLQLADVIEKWFKNGAADGFNVMPQVYPSGLERFVDKVVPELQNRGLFRTSYEEQTLRGNLGLARPANSWQAKKTEEEVHS; encoded by the coding sequence ATGAGTGGATCGGAGAGAAAACTAAATCTTAATGCGTTTCTGGCCGCATCAGGCCATCATGAAGCATCGTGGCGGCATGCGGATACGCAGCCGGAGCGAGGCGTTGATATTAAGCACTACTTGAAATTGACTCAAATTGCCGAACGCGGCTTGCTCGATTCTGTATTTCTGGCGGATGGCTACTGGGCGGGATCGGGATCGCTTGAACCGTTCACCATGCTGTCAGCATTAGCAGCAGCAACCAAGCATATCGGCTTAATTGCAACGGTCGAAACGACCTATAATCAACCGTTTCATATCGCAAGGAAGTTTGCATCCTTAGACCATATTAGCAAGGGTCGTGCAGGCTGGAATATCGTGACGGGAGCGGGACCTGCTGCAGAACAGTTCAGCAGGGAACAGCATCCGGAGCATCATGATCGTTATGAATCAGCGGAGGAATTTGTAGAGATCGTCAAGCAGCTATGGGACAGCTGGGAGGATGATGCGCTGCCAAATGACAAGATAAGCGGCATCCTGATCGATGAAGCCAAGGTTCATACGATTGATTATGCTGGGAAGTATTTCAAAGTAAAGGGACCGCTAAATATCGCGCGGCCGCCGCAAGGTTATCCTGTACTCGTTCAAGCGGGCTCATCTGAGACGGGCAAGGAATTTGCCGCTAAGCTGGCGGAGGTCATTTTTACTGCTCAACTAACCTTCGAGGAGGCAGCAGCTTTTTATAAAGACGTGAAGTTACGTTTGGCGAAGTATGGCAGGACGACGGATCAGCTGAAAATATTGCCTGGACTTAGTCCGATATTGGCGGATACAGAAGCAGAGGCGCAGGATCTGGAAAATGAGCTGTTTGAGCTTATCGATCATGAAGGAGCGATTAAGCGGTTATCGGGTCGCTTAGGCGTTGATTTGTCTAATCATTCACTTGATGACCTTGTCAATCTGGATGGTGCACAAACGACAGATCAGGTAAGCGGCATGAAGAGTCGCCACCAGCTTATTTTGGATTTAGTAGAACGCGAACAGCCGACACTTCGACAATTGATCAATCGCTTAGCAGGGGCAAGAGGGCATTTTACTTTTACGGGTACACCGCTGCAGCTGGCCGATGTCATTGAAAAGTGGTTCAAGAATGGGGCGGCCGACGGCTTTAATGTGATGCCGCAGGTGTATCCGAGCGGGCTGGAGCGCTTTGTCGATAAAGTTGTCCCTGAGCTGCAAAATCGCGGATTGTTCCGTACCTCCTATGAAGAGCAAACGCTGCGCGGAAATCTAGGTTTAGCGAGACCTGCAAATAGCTGGCAGGCCAAAAAAACGGAAGAAGAGGTGCATTCCTAA
- a CDS encoding carbohydrate ABC transporter permease: MKIVKKGNEIAANLYSDEKLRRSLIGLRYRLLGAEIDKGILFKLFVYIILINVAFIYMKPILYMVTTMVKDARNILDPTVIWVPRSIFLGHLQQASEMLNYTKSFLISVSLASSVAVLQVFSCAIAGYAFARLEFPFKKVWGALLLFTFIMPPQITILPSIMLFKEFGWLNTFLPMVVPALFGHGLKGAMFVIIYRSFYSTLPKELDEAARMDGAGPFRLFFRVMFPLSRSATVVVVLFSFVWNWNDFYFPSLFMFTAENVPLSITLARMAGEMKLAEGAGEITVYAEAIKMAASFLIIMPLLVVYLFAQRWFIEGVERTGLVE, from the coding sequence ATGAAAATTGTGAAAAAAGGAAATGAGATTGCGGCTAATCTATATAGCGATGAAAAGCTGCGAAGAAGCTTGATTGGTCTCAGGTATCGGCTTCTTGGAGCAGAAATAGATAAGGGCATTCTCTTCAAGCTGTTTGTTTATATTATTCTGATCAATGTCGCCTTCATCTATATGAAGCCCATTCTATACATGGTGACGACGATGGTGAAGGATGCGAGAAACATTCTTGACCCAACCGTTATTTGGGTGCCGCGGTCCATATTTTTGGGGCATCTGCAGCAGGCGAGTGAAATGCTGAATTACACGAAGAGTTTCCTCATCAGCGTCTCGCTGGCCTCTTCCGTAGCGGTGCTGCAGGTATTCTCCTGTGCAATTGCCGGTTATGCGTTCGCAAGGCTGGAGTTCCCCTTCAAAAAAGTATGGGGAGCTTTGCTGTTGTTTACGTTTATTATGCCGCCGCAAATTACGATTCTGCCATCGATCATGCTCTTTAAAGAATTCGGCTGGCTGAACACGTTTTTGCCGATGGTTGTCCCCGCTTTATTTGGCCATGGCTTGAAAGGAGCGATGTTCGTAATCATCTATCGATCCTTCTATTCCACGCTGCCCAAAGAGTTGGACGAGGCTGCGCGTATGGACGGAGCAGGCCCTTTCCGCCTGTTCTTTCGCGTCATGTTTCCGCTGTCGAGGTCGGCTACCGTTGTGGTCGTACTATTTTCCTTCGTCTGGAACTGGAATGATTTTTACTTTCCGTCACTCTTTATGTTTACTGCGGAGAACGTACCTCTCTCCATTACGCTGGCAAGAATGGCTGGCGAGATGAAGCTGGCTGAAGGGGCAGGGGAGATTACGGTTTATGCCGAAGCGATCAAGATGGCGGCCTCTTTCCTAATTATTATGCCCCTTCTTGTTGTGTATTTGTTCGCTCAGCGGTGGTTCATTGAAGGGGTAGAACGGACAGGATTGGTAGAATAA
- a CDS encoding extracellular solute-binding protein: MKKLGVIIVIFVLAASISACGGDNNAPAKQNDASGKKDATNSATETADFKKLGDEPLKLSFYSTGATFTDVEFEAMIAGPIHAKYPNVTIERITPAATTTPEEVLSTHVPDIIFGSVQQRVIRTGVYQDLRELIKKHHFDESRLKPIGYDYIKDITKGKGDAVLALPFNINQHVLYYNKDIFDKFGVPYPTEKQLTWDEAVELGTKLTRTENGIQYIGLVVDNLTGLGKSLGIPYLNRETGQAALDTPEWLRVFELQKKIFEIPGYVAQDGTWNWTRDHFMKDQNIAIRVSWLANMVGPLEELRQQGVEFNWDIAPAPNFSDQLGNTREAQIHSIAINSQSPHQDEAFQVIAEILSDEGQRIIAKNGRVPAIINPELEKDYGLEIPVLQGKTVQNVFIGKPIQEHFIHPYESSITIRLTEAAEDLAIHGLDVNSAIRKATDAINKDVETLKTTIGQ, from the coding sequence ATGAAGAAACTAGGGGTTATTATTGTCATATTTGTACTTGCTGCATCGATCTCTGCATGCGGGGGAGACAATAACGCACCTGCAAAGCAGAATGATGCATCGGGCAAGAAGGATGCAACGAACAGTGCGACCGAAACGGCTGATTTCAAGAAGCTTGGGGATGAGCCGCTGAAATTATCGTTTTATTCCACTGGCGCTACCTTTACGGACGTGGAATTCGAAGCGATGATTGCAGGTCCCATTCATGCGAAGTATCCGAACGTAACCATTGAACGAATTACGCCGGCCGCGACGACTACTCCGGAGGAAGTGCTGTCCACACATGTGCCGGACATTATATTTGGCAGTGTGCAGCAGCGAGTTATTCGGACGGGTGTATATCAGGATTTAAGAGAATTAATCAAAAAACATCATTTTGACGAGAGCCGTCTTAAACCGATTGGCTACGACTATATCAAGGACATAACGAAGGGCAAAGGAGATGCAGTTCTCGCGCTTCCTTTCAATATCAATCAGCATGTTTTGTATTATAACAAAGATATTTTTGATAAATTCGGCGTTCCTTATCCAACCGAGAAGCAGTTGACATGGGACGAAGCGGTCGAGCTTGGCACGAAGCTGACCAGAACAGAAAACGGCATTCAATATATCGGGCTTGTTGTAGACAATTTAACTGGTTTGGGTAAATCGCTGGGCATTCCTTACTTGAACCGCGAGACGGGGCAGGCTGCGCTCGATACGCCGGAATGGCTTCGTGTATTCGAGCTGCAGAAGAAGATTTTTGAAATACCGGGTTATGTAGCTCAAGACGGCACATGGAACTGGACTCGTGACCATTTCATGAAGGATCAAAACATAGCCATTCGGGTATCTTGGCTTGCCAATATGGTTGGTCCGCTTGAGGAGCTGCGCCAACAAGGTGTGGAGTTCAACTGGGATATCGCGCCAGCGCCAAACTTCAGCGATCAGCTTGGCAATACAAGAGAAGCGCAAATCCACTCTATTGCGATCAACAGCCAAAGCCCGCATCAAGATGAGGCGTTTCAAGTGATCGCGGAAATTTTATCAGATGAGGGGCAGCGGATTATTGCTAAGAACGGACGTGTTCCAGCTATTATCAATCCGGAACTGGAGAAGGACTACGGCTTAGAAATACCGGTTCTACAAGGCAAAACCGTTCAGAATGTTTTTATTGGGAAGCCCATTCAAGAGCATTTCATTCATCCTTATGAGTCGAGCATTACGATACGGCTTACCGAAGCAGCAGAGGATCTTGCTATCCATGGTCTAGATGTTAACTCGGCTATACGCAAAGCTACGGACGCGATTAATAAAGATGTAGAGACTTTAAAAACGACGATCGGTCAATAA
- a CDS encoding LLM class flavin-dependent oxidoreductase has product MSEASRKVHLNVFLRATGHHAGAWRHPDARPDLELDIDYLGQLARIAERGKLDSVFLADGYAGGGSKLEPFTLLAALASVTEHIGLIATVGTVYNDPFHVARQFASLDHISGGRAGWNIVTGAGSAAHNFSRDEHPEHAQRYETGEEFVEVVKQLWDSWEDDALIFDKKAGKLLDANKVHEINFKGHTYSVKGPLNIPRPPQGYPVLVQAGSSEQGKELAAKTAEVIFTAQQTFDAGRAFYYDVKSRLAKYGRTVDELVILPGLAPIVADTEAEAREIEEELHAFVDTRRALDSLSERFTVNLNDYPLDAPVPLDKAKPAEEFNGIRSRQEVIIDAARRESFTIRQLLYRSNGGHGHITFTGSVLQTADFIEKWFKNHAADGFNVLPQLFPTGLETFVDKVIPELQNRGLFRTEYEGQTLRDSLGLQRPANTRHLQQI; this is encoded by the coding sequence ATGAGTGAAGCGAGTCGAAAGGTTCATTTGAACGTTTTTTTGAGAGCGACAGGCCATCATGCGGGAGCTTGGCGGCATCCAGATGCGCGTCCGGATTTGGAGCTGGACATTGATTACTTAGGGCAGCTTGCTCGAATCGCTGAGCGTGGCAAGCTGGATTCCGTATTTTTAGCAGATGGATATGCAGGCGGCGGCAGCAAGCTGGAGCCGTTTACGCTGCTCGCAGCACTTGCTTCTGTAACGGAACATATCGGCTTGATTGCGACAGTCGGGACCGTATATAACGATCCGTTCCATGTCGCAAGGCAATTCGCCTCGCTGGATCATATAAGCGGCGGCAGAGCTGGCTGGAATATCGTGACGGGTGCGGGATCAGCTGCCCATAACTTCAGCAGAGACGAACATCCAGAGCATGCGCAGCGCTACGAGACGGGCGAGGAGTTCGTGGAAGTGGTGAAGCAGCTATGGGACAGCTGGGAGGACGACGCCCTTATTTTCGATAAAAAAGCGGGTAAATTGCTGGATGCAAACAAGGTGCACGAGATCAATTTCAAAGGCCATACCTATTCGGTGAAGGGACCGCTCAATATTCCGCGTCCGCCGCAAGGGTATCCGGTGCTCGTGCAAGCAGGCTCCTCCGAGCAAGGCAAGGAGCTGGCAGCAAAAACGGCGGAGGTTATTTTTACGGCGCAGCAAACGTTCGATGCAGGCCGTGCCTTCTACTACGATGTGAAATCACGCTTAGCGAAGTATGGGAGAACCGTTGATGAGCTCGTTATTTTGCCAGGGCTCGCTCCGATTGTGGCTGATACGGAAGCGGAAGCGCGAGAGATCGAGGAGGAGCTGCATGCTTTTGTAGATACAAGGCGTGCGCTTGATAGCTTATCGGAGCGGTTCACGGTGAATTTGAATGATTATCCGCTGGATGCGCCGGTACCGCTTGATAAAGCAAAACCTGCTGAGGAGTTCAACGGCATTCGCAGCAGGCAGGAGGTTATTATCGATGCGGCGCGCAGAGAAAGCTTTACGATTCGCCAGCTTCTTTATCGCAGCAATGGAGGACATGGACATATCACGTTTACTGGGTCTGTGCTTCAAACCGCAGATTTTATTGAAAAATGGTTTAAAAACCATGCGGCTGATGGCTTCAATGTGCTGCCGCAGCTTTTCCCAACGGGACTTGAGACCTTTGTAGACAAGGTCATTCCAGAGCTGCAAAACCGTGGACTTTTCCGTACCGAATATGAAGGCCAAACGCTTCGTGACAGCTTAGGGCTACAGCGTCCCGCCAATACGCGCCATCTTCAGCAAATATAA
- a CDS encoding LLM class flavin-dependent oxidoreductase — translation MGESERKLNLNAFLFGTGHHEASWRLPEAEPSRNLDFEHVLQIVQTAERGLMDSVFLADGYIGRSNKLEPFTELAALASRTKHIGLIATVGTTYNEPFHVARKFASLDHISKGRAGWNIVTGAGSAAHNFGREDHPDHALRYEEADEFVEIAKQLWDSWEDEAVINDKTLGTRVHKDKVHTIDFKGKYYSVKGPLNIARPPQGYPVLVQAGSSESGKEFAAKVAEVIFTAHQSIESAQQFYKDVKSRLPKYGREADQLKILPGISPILADTVEEAREIESELFNYVNKDGAIKQLSERLGIDLSEYPLDEPLSLEGVRETDEVNGNKSRHQLILDLVRHEQLTLKQLINRLAGARGHFTFTGTPLQLADVIENWFVNGAADGFNVMPQIFPSGLTQFVDKVIPELQNRGLFRTEYSGTSLREQLGLKRPANIRYESKAVL, via the coding sequence ATGGGAGAATCGGAGCGCAAATTAAACCTCAACGCCTTTTTGTTCGGGACCGGCCATCATGAAGCTTCATGGCGGCTGCCGGAGGCGGAGCCGAGCCGCAACCTTGATTTCGAGCATGTGCTGCAAATTGTTCAGACGGCTGAAAGAGGACTAATGGATTCCGTATTTCTGGCTGATGGATATATCGGACGCTCCAATAAGCTCGAGCCATTCACGGAGCTGGCTGCGCTGGCAAGCAGGACGAAGCATATCGGTTTAATTGCTACGGTTGGCACTACGTATAATGAACCTTTTCATGTGGCGCGAAAGTTTGCCTCCCTAGACCACATAAGCAAAGGGAGAGCGGGCTGGAATATCGTTACGGGGGCTGGATCAGCCGCACATAATTTCGGGAGGGAGGATCATCCCGATCATGCGCTGCGTTACGAGGAAGCAGATGAATTCGTAGAAATCGCCAAGCAGCTGTGGGACAGCTGGGAGGATGAGGCGGTCATTAATGATAAAACGTTAGGAACTCGCGTCCATAAGGACAAAGTCCATACGATTGATTTTAAAGGAAAATACTATTCGGTGAAGGGACCTCTAAATATCGCAAGGCCGCCGCAGGGTTATCCTGTGCTGGTGCAGGCGGGTTCCTCGGAGAGCGGCAAGGAATTTGCGGCAAAGGTAGCGGAAGTTATTTTTACCGCGCATCAAAGCATTGAAAGTGCTCAGCAGTTTTATAAGGATGTAAAATCAAGACTGCCGAAGTATGGAAGAGAGGCCGACCAGCTGAAGATTTTGCCGGGTATTAGCCCGATATTGGCAGACACGGTGGAGGAAGCGAGAGAAATCGAGAGCGAATTATTCAATTATGTAAATAAAGATGGTGCAATTAAACAGCTATCGGAGCGATTAGGCATTGATTTATCCGAGTATCCGCTTGATGAGCCGCTTTCATTGGAGGGTGTGCGTGAAACGGATGAGGTTAATGGCAACAAAAGCAGGCATCAGCTCATACTGGATCTCGTCCGCCATGAGCAGTTAACGCTGAAGCAATTGATTAATCGCCTAGCAGGAGCCAGAGGGCATTTTACGTTTACAGGTACACCTCTTCAGCTTGCAGATGTGATTGAAAATTGGTTTGTTAACGGGGCTGCTGATGGGTTCAATGTTATGCCACAGATTTTTCCGAGCGGCCTTACGCAATTTGTAGATAAGGTGATTCCAGAGCTGCAAAATCGCGGATTGTTTCGGACGGAATATTCGGGAACGAGCTTGCGAGAGCAACTTGGATTGAAGCGGCCGGCGAATATTCGTTATGAGAGCAAAGCTGTACTTTAA
- a CDS encoding sugar ABC transporter permease, translating to MRWSRKLENTTVRKLEGSLFIAPWVFGFLVFVAFPLGYSLYMSFHQVKITVSSVNYTFIGLSHYREILIANGSLLYEELFPFLRESAMMIPIILVFSLFVAILLNLRFPGRTLFRVIFFLPVIFSSGQIVQEFIAQGEGSLSIMETLRIDYYLREYVPGSWAAPIQKVMSSFVLVLWYSGVQILIFLAGRQTLPASVYEASRIDGSGPWNTFWKITLPGLVPYIFLNLMYTVVDLFTFPSNPIVSRVNTSNYGSSSALAWIYFLIILTFVLLTLLLYSRVDKSLSGKR from the coding sequence ATGAGATGGAGTCGCAAGCTGGAAAATACGACAGTTAGGAAGCTCGAAGGCTCCCTTTTTATCGCGCCTTGGGTGTTTGGCTTCCTCGTTTTTGTGGCGTTCCCGCTCGGCTATTCGCTGTACATGAGCTTTCATCAGGTGAAAATTACGGTGAGCAGCGTCAACTATACGTTTATTGGACTTAGCCATTACCGGGAAATATTGATCGCGAACGGAAGCTTGCTCTATGAGGAGCTGTTCCCGTTTCTAAGGGAGTCAGCCATGATGATTCCGATCATTCTTGTCTTTTCCCTGTTTGTCGCCATCTTGCTTAATTTGCGTTTTCCAGGCAGAACGCTGTTTCGGGTTATTTTCTTTTTGCCTGTTATTTTCTCCTCCGGCCAGATCGTGCAGGAGTTTATTGCGCAGGGAGAAGGCTCCCTCAGCATTATGGAGACGCTGCGTATCGACTATTATTTGCGTGAATATGTTCCGGGATCATGGGCGGCTCCGATTCAAAAGGTCATGAGCTCATTTGTGCTCGTCCTTTGGTATTCAGGCGTGCAAATCCTTATTTTCCTTGCTGGACGCCAGACGCTGCCGGCATCTGTGTACGAGGCTTCCCGTATTGATGGCTCGGGACCTTGGAATACGTTTTGGAAAATAACGCTGCCCGGACTTGTGCCTTATATCTTCTTGAACTTAATGTACACGGTAGTCGATTTATTCACCTTCCCATCCAATCCGATTGTCAGCCGAGTGAATACGAGCAATTATGGCAGCTCCAGCGCTTTGGCATGGATCTATTTTTTGATCATCCTAACCTTCGTACTCTTGACCTTATTGCTATACAGCCGAGTGGATAAGTCGCTTTCAGGAAAACGATAA